The following proteins are encoded in a genomic region of Mycolicibacterium rutilum:
- a CDS encoding putative quinol monooxygenase, whose amino-acid sequence MVNVALLVRVEAKPGKEDEVERFLRDGLPIVEGEPATVAWFAVRFGPSSFGIFDAFPDDDGRQAHLSGGVGTALMQRADELFSEPPAIENVDVLAHKLPK is encoded by the coding sequence ATGGTCAACGTCGCGCTGCTGGTCCGGGTGGAAGCCAAACCCGGCAAGGAGGACGAGGTCGAGCGGTTCCTACGGGACGGCCTGCCGATCGTGGAGGGCGAACCGGCCACGGTGGCATGGTTTGCGGTGCGGTTCGGCCCGTCCAGCTTCGGCATCTTCGACGCTTTCCCCGACGACGACGGCCGCCAGGCCCACCTGTCGGGCGGGGTAGGCACAGCGTTGATGCAACGCGCCGACGAGCTGTTCAGCGAGCCGCCGGCCATCGAGAACGTCGACGTCCTCGCCCACAAGCTCCCGAAATAG
- a CDS encoding GlcG/HbpS family heme-binding protein, translated as MTTQLQSVSLDDAQRVIAAGQAQAEENGQPSNIAVVDVGGNLVAHVRMDGAWIGSIDISINKTFTSRALDIATKDLAADAGPGEQFFGIHASNGGRIMIFAGGIPLQQNGDVVGAAAAAF; from the coding sequence ATGACCACGCAGCTTCAGTCTGTTTCCCTCGACGATGCCCAACGTGTGATCGCCGCCGGGCAAGCCCAGGCGGAGGAGAACGGGCAACCCTCCAACATCGCGGTCGTCGACGTCGGCGGCAACCTGGTGGCTCACGTCCGAATGGACGGCGCGTGGATCGGCAGCATCGACATCTCGATCAACAAGACATTTACGAGCCGGGCGCTCGACATCGCGACGAAGGATCTTGCCGCCGACGCGGGGCCAGGCGAGCAGTTTTTCGGGATCCATGCTTCCAATGGCGGCCGGATCATGATCTTCGCCGGAGGCATCCCGCTCCAGCAAAACGGCGACGTAGTGGGCGCCGCCGCGGCGGCGTTCTGA
- a CDS encoding type 1 glutamine amidotransferase domain-containing protein — translation MANTLQNKRIAILAADGVERVELEEPREAVQQAGGQTEVLSVQTGEIQARDHDLDPAGTFSVDKAVGDASVDEFDALLLPGGTVNPDKLRIDEQAVAFVRDFVQSGKPVAVICHGPWTLIEAGVARGRTLTSYPSVRTDLRNAGADVVDEEVVIDGNLISSRSPDDLPAFCATIVEQFAKTPAGAS, via the coding sequence ATGGCAAACACATTGCAGAACAAAAGGATTGCGATCCTCGCCGCCGACGGCGTGGAGCGAGTCGAGCTCGAGGAACCCCGTGAGGCGGTGCAGCAGGCCGGCGGCCAAACCGAAGTGCTGTCTGTGCAGACCGGCGAGATCCAAGCTCGGGACCATGACCTCGATCCGGCCGGCACGTTCAGCGTCGACAAGGCGGTGGGAGACGCATCGGTCGACGAGTTCGACGCGCTGCTGCTGCCCGGCGGGACCGTCAACCCCGACAAGCTGCGGATAGATGAGCAGGCGGTCGCGTTCGTCCGTGATTTTGTTCAGTCCGGCAAGCCGGTCGCGGTGATCTGCCACGGCCCGTGGACGCTGATCGAGGCCGGCGTCGCCCGGGGTCGCACGCTCACGTCGTATCCGAGTGTGCGAACCGACCTGCGTAACGCCGGAGCCGACGTCGTTGACGAGGAGGTCGTCATCGACGGGAATCTGATTTCGAGCCGCTCACCCGACGACCTGCCCGCGTTTTGCGCGACGATCGTCGAGCAGTTCGCCAAGACACCGGCCGGTGCATCATGA
- a CDS encoding glutathione-independent formaldehyde dehydrogenase has protein sequence MKAVVYNGPRDVSVDNVPDPEIKRPTDLIVKMTTTNICGSDLHMYEGRTDFEKGRIFGHENLGEVVEIGNGVDKIKVGDMVALPFNIGCGHCRNCETTFTNYCITMQPNEGMAGAAYGFAAMGPYDGGQAEYLHVPYGDFNCLRLPEDAREKENDYAMLSDIFPTGWHAVEMSGMKPGESIVIYGGGPVGLMAALSASIKGAEKIMVVDRHPDRLRLAEEIGAIPIDDSKGDPVEQVLNHTDGVGADRGCECVGYQAHDPQGQENPNLTMNSLVQSVKFIGGIGSVGVFLPQDPGSSDELGKQGQIAFDYGLHWLKGQTLGNGQAPVKRYNRQLRALIHAGKAKPSWIVSHELPLDKAPDAYRHFDAREDGWTKVVLKPQLAAS, from the coding sequence ATGAAAGCAGTCGTCTACAACGGGCCACGCGACGTCAGCGTCGACAACGTGCCCGATCCGGAGATCAAGCGGCCAACCGACCTCATCGTCAAGATGACAACCACCAACATCTGTGGCTCCGACCTGCACATGTACGAAGGCCGCACCGACTTCGAGAAGGGCCGGATCTTCGGCCACGAAAATCTGGGCGAGGTAGTCGAGATCGGCAACGGCGTCGACAAGATCAAGGTCGGCGACATGGTCGCTTTGCCGTTCAACATCGGCTGCGGTCATTGTCGGAACTGCGAGACCACCTTTACCAACTACTGCATCACCATGCAGCCCAATGAGGGCATGGCCGGCGCGGCCTACGGTTTCGCCGCCATGGGCCCCTACGACGGCGGGCAGGCCGAGTATCTGCACGTGCCCTACGGCGACTTCAACTGCCTGCGCTTACCTGAGGACGCGCGCGAGAAGGAAAACGACTACGCGATGCTCTCCGATATCTTCCCGACCGGCTGGCACGCCGTCGAGATGTCCGGCATGAAGCCGGGTGAATCGATCGTGATCTATGGCGGCGGGCCGGTGGGCCTCATGGCGGCGCTTTCCGCTTCGATCAAGGGCGCGGAGAAGATCATGGTCGTCGATCGTCACCCCGATCGTCTGCGGCTGGCCGAGGAGATCGGCGCCATTCCCATCGACGATTCCAAGGGCGACCCCGTCGAGCAAGTGCTGAACCATACCGACGGCGTCGGCGCCGACCGGGGCTGCGAATGCGTGGGCTATCAGGCGCACGATCCGCAGGGGCAGGAAAACCCCAATCTGACCATGAACAGCCTCGTTCAGTCGGTGAAGTTTATCGGCGGTATCGGCTCGGTCGGTGTGTTCCTGCCCCAGGATCCCGGCAGCTCTGACGAACTCGGCAAACAGGGCCAGATCGCGTTCGACTATGGCCTGCACTGGCTCAAGGGCCAGACGCTGGGCAACGGCCAAGCCCCTGTTAAGCGCTATAACCGCCAACTGCGCGCGCTCATTCACGCTGGCAAAGCCAAGCCGTCCTGGATCGTCTCGCACGAGCTGCCGCTGGACAAGGCCCCGGACGCCTACCGGCACTTCGACGCGCGCGAAGACGGCTGGACCAAGGTCGTCCTGAAACCGCAGCTGGCCGCATCCTGA
- a CDS encoding metallophosphoesterase — MTGQLDGANLTRQPRRAQVWYTSDLHIGHRLIAGLRGFDDSDDHDAELARRWDNDVSAGDTVWVLGDISAGGRGGQRRALEWLSERPGVKHLIAGNHDSVHPMHIDTHKMLSTYLEVFASVQQSARRKLAGQTLLLSHFPYRTAALGPYVETDSRFDQWRLPGMGAWLLHGHSHDSIRRRGKSIHVGLDAWNLAPVSIDTIAQIMQNAQTNDDGEANEAENSRRPRTCG, encoded by the coding sequence ATGACCGGCCAGCTCGATGGAGCCAACCTGACGCGGCAGCCTCGCCGCGCGCAGGTTTGGTACACATCGGACTTGCATATTGGGCACCGCTTGATCGCGGGGCTGCGGGGCTTCGACGACTCGGACGATCATGACGCGGAACTCGCCAGGCGGTGGGACAACGACGTGAGCGCCGGGGACACCGTGTGGGTGCTCGGCGACATCTCGGCCGGTGGTCGCGGGGGGCAGCGGCGCGCACTGGAGTGGCTGTCGGAACGACCCGGGGTGAAGCATCTGATCGCTGGTAACCACGACAGCGTTCATCCCATGCACATCGACACCCACAAGATGCTGTCGACATACTTGGAGGTGTTCGCTTCCGTGCAGCAGTCCGCGCGGCGCAAGCTGGCCGGCCAGACGCTGCTGCTTTCACACTTCCCCTACCGCACTGCCGCACTCGGTCCATACGTCGAAACCGACAGCAGATTCGACCAATGGCGCCTACCGGGGATGGGAGCCTGGCTGCTGCACGGCCACAGCCACGATTCAATCCGACGCCGCGGCAAGTCGATCCACGTCGGCCTCGACGCATGGAACCTCGCCCCGGTGTCCATCGACACCATCGCCCAGATCATGCAGAACGCGCAGACAAACGACGATGGCGAGGCGAATGAGGCTGAAAACTCTCGCCGCCCCAGAACATGTGGCTAA
- a CDS encoding helix-turn-helix domain-containing protein translates to MAREVASRPDSSAGPLVGAGAGEGVTLPGSVSVTTGTKLWMDGDIWTVHQFDGGDAVLVSGDRLIRVSTAHLARHAQPVDTAQLDRPDSDPVPVVLSSLPAEVLRELEAKAAHMRRLSEPVTGAREATERIAATAAELGVSEKTVRRWKAAYDAAGVAGLVDARLRRGIRSAVDPLWDEACLAELRRHTDRSTPTKGAIIAAVARRVEAEHGPAVVPIPSRATAYRRVDELARGKYSFGSAKARRSVDNRAPGPFGRLHGTRPGEYVVLDSTPLDVFAMEPVTLRWVGVELTVAMDLFDRCVLGLRLSPVSTKSIDVANVLYQCVTTHSQPDHGWPFHGVPKMVLIGGENPPATAGAPAVVPETIVVDHGRPFLSAHILGACNRLGITVQPAIPNKPTDKPTVERFFRTLRESLLQYLPAYKGPDVYSRGKDVEGQAFYYVSELEQIIREWVATVYHRTKHSGLCVPELPGVGLAPMEMFEIGIAKAGGLLLPSNPDLAFEFLDVRWRTIQHYGVEVDGLRYDGAALNRSATAAAAPPTAVSAPASGRSSSTFTMSAMPGSRTPTPGAGIVWIGSMPPRCTSRSARTRWTTSNSCVCAATGMSTRLKRSTIC, encoded by the coding sequence GTGGCGCGCGAGGTGGCAAGCCGACCTGACTCGTCCGCTGGACCGCTCGTCGGTGCTGGCGCTGGGGAAGGTGTCACCTTGCCCGGCAGCGTGAGCGTGACGACGGGAACCAAGTTGTGGATGGACGGCGACATCTGGACCGTTCACCAGTTTGACGGCGGTGATGCCGTGCTGGTGTCCGGTGACCGATTGATCCGGGTGTCGACAGCTCATTTGGCTCGGCATGCCCAACCTGTGGACACCGCGCAGTTGGACCGGCCGGATTCAGATCCGGTCCCGGTGGTGTTGAGCAGCTTGCCCGCCGAGGTGTTGCGGGAGTTGGAAGCCAAGGCCGCTCACATGCGTCGGCTCTCAGAACCGGTCACCGGTGCCCGTGAAGCGACCGAACGGATCGCGGCGACAGCGGCCGAACTCGGGGTCTCGGAGAAGACCGTTCGACGCTGGAAGGCCGCCTACGACGCGGCCGGGGTGGCCGGCCTGGTGGACGCGCGGTTGCGTCGGGGGATCCGTAGCGCGGTGGATCCGTTGTGGGATGAGGCATGTCTGGCAGAGCTGCGCCGCCACACCGACCGATCGACACCGACCAAGGGTGCGATCATCGCCGCCGTCGCGCGCCGGGTGGAAGCCGAACACGGCCCGGCGGTGGTGCCGATACCGTCGCGGGCGACCGCCTATCGTCGGGTCGACGAGTTGGCCAGGGGCAAGTACTCGTTTGGCAGCGCCAAGGCCCGCCGCTCGGTCGACAATCGGGCGCCGGGCCCGTTCGGGCGGTTACACGGCACACGCCCTGGCGAGTACGTCGTCTTGGACTCGACCCCGCTGGACGTCTTCGCGATGGAGCCGGTCACGTTGCGGTGGGTGGGTGTCGAGTTGACCGTCGCGATGGATTTGTTCGACCGTTGTGTGTTGGGCTTGCGGCTGTCCCCGGTGTCGACCAAGTCGATCGACGTGGCCAACGTCTTGTACCAGTGCGTGACAACCCATTCGCAACCAGACCACGGGTGGCCGTTTCATGGCGTACCCAAAATGGTGCTGATCGGCGGCGAGAATCCCCCCGCAACTGCGGGTGCTCCGGCGGTAGTGCCGGAGACCATCGTCGTCGACCACGGCCGCCCGTTTCTGTCGGCGCACATTTTGGGCGCCTGTAATCGGCTGGGGATTACGGTGCAGCCGGCCATTCCGAATAAGCCGACCGACAAGCCGACAGTTGAGCGGTTTTTCCGCACGCTGCGCGAATCCTTGTTGCAGTATCTTCCGGCGTACAAGGGTCCGGATGTGTACTCGCGCGGAAAGGATGTCGAGGGCCAGGCCTTCTACTACGTCAGCGAGCTCGAGCAGATCATCCGCGAATGGGTCGCCACGGTGTACCACCGCACCAAGCATTCCGGGCTCTGCGTTCCGGAGCTGCCAGGGGTGGGCTTGGCGCCGATGGAGATGTTCGAGATCGGCATCGCCAAGGCTGGCGGTCTGTTACTTCCGTCGAACCCCGATCTGGCGTTCGAGTTTCTTGATGTCCGGTGGCGCACCATCCAGCACTACGGTGTTGAGGTCGACGGGCTGCGCTATGACGGCGCGGCGTTGAACCGCTCCGCTACCGCGGCCGCCGCTCCGCCTACGGCGGTATCCGCGCCGGCAAGTGGCCGATCTTCGTCGACGTTCACGATGTCCGCCATGCCTGGTTCCAGGACCCCGACTCCCGGGGCTGGCATCGTCTGGATTGGGAGCATGCCGCCGCGTTGCACCAGCCGTTCAGCCAGGACGCGGTGGACTACGTCAAACAGTTGTGTTTGCGCCGCAACAGGCATGTCGACCCGGCTCAAGCGGTCCACGATCTGCTGA
- a CDS encoding TnsA-like heteromeric transposase endonuclease subunit, giving the protein MGRRHLLDNAVSYQADDGVVVETTLESVTADRVVRGLPVRRVRSHAGQRNYCGWFWSATTGGSVVYESRLELDRLWLADFDSDVVWIATQPFWLCGEDGGTRRRHVPDVMLKLASGEFVVVDVKPTEFQSDPDVAAVLDWTSRACAAKGWRYEVYGGGDDVLLANIRHLAYARRDYLVPEHEMRTAADLDPAGRPWSEVADDLAAAGCRAAGAVIAAMLWRARWQADLTRPLDRSSVLALGKVSPCPAA; this is encoded by the coding sequence GTGGGTAGGCGGCACCTGCTGGATAATGCGGTCAGCTACCAGGCTGATGACGGCGTGGTTGTGGAGACGACGCTGGAATCGGTGACCGCGGATCGCGTGGTGCGGGGCCTGCCGGTGCGGCGTGTCCGCAGTCATGCTGGGCAGCGGAATTACTGCGGCTGGTTCTGGTCGGCCACGACGGGCGGCAGTGTGGTCTACGAGAGCCGCTTGGAGCTGGATCGACTCTGGTTGGCGGACTTCGATTCCGACGTGGTGTGGATCGCGACGCAACCGTTCTGGCTGTGCGGCGAGGACGGGGGAACTCGTCGGCGCCATGTGCCGGACGTGATGTTGAAGCTGGCGTCGGGCGAGTTCGTCGTTGTGGACGTCAAGCCGACCGAGTTCCAGTCCGATCCGGACGTGGCGGCGGTGCTCGACTGGACGTCACGCGCGTGCGCGGCGAAGGGCTGGCGTTACGAGGTGTACGGCGGTGGTGATGATGTGCTGCTCGCGAACATCCGTCACTTGGCCTATGCCCGTCGCGACTACTTGGTTCCGGAGCATGAGATGCGGACGGCCGCGGATTTGGACCCGGCGGGCCGCCCGTGGAGCGAAGTCGCTGATGACCTCGCGGCTGCAGGATGCCGGGCCGCCGGTGCGGTGATCGCCGCAATGTTGTGGCGCGCGAGGTGGCAAGCCGACCTGACTCGTCCGCTGGACCGCTCGTCGGTGCTGGCGCTGGGGAAGGTGTCACCTTGCCCGGCAGCGTGA
- a CDS encoding fused (3R)-hydroxyacyl-ACP dehydratase subunits HadA/HadB, whose translation MTTSAETSALEARVGHHYQMDGTYLVGREKLREYARAVQDYHPAHWDVAAAAELGYPDVVAPLTFTSAPGMQCNRRMFEEIVVGYDTYLQTEEVFEQHRPIVAGDELVIDVELSSVRRTAGREFITVTNTFTDTHGERVHTLHTTVVGVTAEDIDAGVKTAVQNAMMHDMNILDIGANAAAYEKTVRPEGAITISEGGLTRTPGTRSFDEVTAGEELPAHHARLARGDLVNYAGVAGDANPIHWDEDIAKLAGLPDVIAHGMLTMGLGAGFVSAWSGDPGAVTKYSVRLSQPAIVSAKEGADIEFSGKVKSLDPETRSGVVIVGAKSAGKKIFGLATLQIRFR comes from the coding sequence ATGACAACTTCCGCAGAGACCTCGGCGCTGGAAGCGCGGGTCGGCCACCACTACCAGATGGACGGCACCTACCTGGTGGGCCGCGAGAAGCTGCGCGAATACGCCCGCGCCGTGCAGGACTACCACCCCGCGCACTGGGATGTCGCCGCGGCGGCCGAACTGGGTTATCCGGACGTCGTCGCGCCGCTGACCTTCACCTCCGCCCCCGGGATGCAGTGCAACCGGCGCATGTTCGAAGAGATCGTGGTCGGCTACGACACCTACCTGCAGACCGAGGAGGTCTTCGAGCAGCACCGCCCGATCGTCGCCGGTGACGAACTGGTCATCGACGTCGAACTCTCCTCGGTGCGCCGCACGGCCGGGCGCGAATTCATCACCGTGACCAACACGTTCACCGACACCCACGGCGAGCGGGTGCACACGCTGCACACCACCGTCGTCGGGGTGACCGCCGAGGACATCGACGCCGGAGTCAAGACCGCCGTGCAGAACGCGATGATGCACGACATGAACATCCTCGACATCGGCGCCAACGCCGCGGCCTACGAGAAGACCGTGCGCCCAGAGGGTGCGATCACGATCTCCGAGGGCGGGCTGACCCGCACGCCGGGCACCCGCTCGTTCGACGAGGTCACGGCCGGTGAGGAACTGCCTGCCCACCACGCGCGCCTGGCCCGCGGCGACCTGGTGAACTATGCCGGCGTCGCCGGTGACGCCAACCCGATCCACTGGGACGAGGACATCGCCAAACTCGCGGGGCTGCCGGACGTCATCGCCCACGGGATGCTCACGATGGGCCTGGGTGCCGGGTTCGTCTCCGCGTGGTCCGGCGACCCCGGTGCCGTCACGAAGTACTCGGTGCGGCTGTCACAGCCGGCGATCGTGTCGGCCAAGGAAGGCGCCGACATCGAGTTCAGCGGCAAGGTCAAGTCGTTGGATCCGGAGACCCGCTCCGGGGTCGTCATCGTCGGCGCGAAATCCGCGGGCAAGAAAATCTTCGGCCTGGCCACGTTGCAGATCCGCTTCCGCTGA
- a CDS encoding DUF732 domain-containing protein → MSTIMRALAALAISAVMTAPGASAEEGDYLHELQDRYRFLTPEQLLDAGYRVCAVTDAGTLSPDAAGMVMRDLEVNVGVAMDIVSGAVIKLC, encoded by the coding sequence ATGTCGACGATCATGCGTGCGCTGGCCGCCCTCGCCATCTCCGCGGTGATGACGGCGCCGGGCGCGTCGGCCGAGGAGGGCGACTATCTGCACGAGCTGCAGGATCGGTACCGGTTCCTGACGCCCGAGCAGCTGCTCGACGCGGGCTACCGGGTCTGCGCCGTCACCGACGCCGGCACGCTGTCGCCGGATGCCGCGGGCATGGTGATGCGCGATCTGGAGGTCAACGTCGGCGTCGCCATGGACATCGTGAGCGGCGCCGTCATCAAGCTGTGCTGA
- a CDS encoding TetR/AcrR family transcriptional regulator, whose product MTTAGGGTAAGARIRPIVLSHAADLFADRGPAATSLRDIAARSGVNAGLIFRHIGNKDALVSAVLDYLADDLASARDADAPRAVVEARAERSWKVIARALLDGFDLGRLQHRFPNVEQLVAAAGGGDPHAARLATADALALHLGWRLFGPFLKAATGLSDDDPRPFTDIADALAALLGGGDTTR is encoded by the coding sequence ATGACTACAGCTGGTGGTGGCACGGCTGCGGGTGCGCGTATCCGGCCAATCGTGCTGTCGCATGCCGCAGACCTGTTCGCCGACCGGGGCCCGGCAGCAACATCGCTGCGCGACATCGCCGCTCGCTCCGGGGTGAACGCGGGGCTGATCTTCCGGCACATCGGCAACAAGGACGCGTTGGTCTCGGCCGTGCTGGACTACCTGGCCGACGACCTGGCGTCCGCGCGTGACGCCGACGCGCCGCGCGCGGTGGTGGAGGCGCGCGCCGAGCGCAGTTGGAAGGTGATCGCCCGCGCGCTGTTGGACGGCTTCGATCTCGGCCGGCTGCAGCACCGTTTCCCGAACGTCGAGCAACTGGTGGCGGCCGCTGGAGGGGGTGACCCACACGCGGCTCGTCTCGCCACCGCGGACGCGTTGGCTCTGCACCTCGGTTGGCGATTGTTCGGCCCGTTCCTGAAGGCCGCCACGGGTCTGTCCGACGACGACCCGCGACCCTTCACCGACATCGCCGACGCCCTGGCGGCGCTGCTGGGCGGCGGCGACACGACTCGGTGA
- a CDS encoding FAD-binding oxidoreductase, with protein sequence MTILTDLRSAIAPDRVLVDGPEFDAALHQFNGAVHIRPAVVVRCESAPDVQVAIRVAREHTIPLSVRGGANDFWGRGLRSDGLVLDLSAMRAVRVDEDRRIATVEGGALSSDVVRAAEKAGLTAVTGTVGTVGIVGLTLGGGYGPLTGRFGLAADNLLGAQVVLADGALVDTDTEPDLLWASRGGGGNFGVVTSARIQLHPVPVVVSGTILYPVTQARSVLAGLHDILAGAPDELTVDVGFLPGADGSPTVYVAPTWSGDVRRGDAPGGPVHTLTRLGTPVLADIAPVARSVPLAATTAMFPFGRRGAIRTRMLPGISEPVGDVLERAARNFSSPFSALLLHQFHGAPTRVPLDATAFALREPHSMAELIALWDNDSRPADTVDTPHQRWLEHVHAALEPYAMPGGYVNLLGPESPDQIAQAYGANTARLLAIKRRFDPHGLFDATPLPPGCPE encoded by the coding sequence ATGACCATCCTGACCGACCTGCGGTCGGCGATCGCGCCCGACCGCGTGCTCGTCGACGGCCCGGAATTCGACGCGGCGCTGCACCAGTTCAATGGTGCGGTCCACATCCGGCCCGCCGTCGTCGTCCGATGCGAGTCCGCCCCTGACGTGCAGGTTGCGATCCGCGTGGCCCGGGAACACACCATCCCGTTATCGGTCCGCGGCGGCGCCAACGACTTCTGGGGACGTGGACTACGCAGCGACGGGTTGGTGCTGGATCTGTCCGCGATGCGCGCGGTCCGGGTCGACGAGGACAGGCGGATCGCGACCGTCGAAGGCGGCGCGCTGTCCTCGGATGTGGTGCGCGCCGCGGAGAAAGCCGGACTGACTGCCGTCACCGGGACCGTCGGCACCGTGGGCATCGTCGGATTGACGCTGGGCGGCGGATACGGCCCGTTGACCGGACGTTTCGGCCTGGCGGCCGACAACCTGCTCGGCGCGCAGGTCGTCCTTGCCGACGGTGCGCTCGTCGACACCGACACCGAGCCGGATCTGTTGTGGGCGTCGCGCGGTGGGGGCGGGAACTTCGGGGTGGTGACCTCGGCGCGCATCCAGTTGCACCCGGTGCCGGTCGTCGTGAGCGGCACGATCCTCTACCCGGTCACGCAGGCGCGCAGCGTCCTCGCCGGCCTGCACGACATCCTCGCCGGCGCGCCGGACGAGTTGACGGTCGACGTCGGTTTCCTGCCCGGCGCCGACGGATCACCCACGGTGTACGTCGCGCCCACCTGGTCGGGTGACGTTCGGCGAGGGGATGCACCAGGCGGTCCGGTGCACACGCTCACTCGGCTCGGCACACCGGTGTTGGCCGACATCGCGCCGGTCGCCCGGTCCGTGCCGCTCGCGGCGACGACCGCCATGTTTCCTTTCGGGCGGAGAGGAGCGATCCGCACCCGCATGCTCCCGGGGATCTCCGAGCCGGTCGGCGATGTCCTCGAACGGGCGGCACGCAACTTCAGCTCACCGTTCTCGGCGCTCCTGTTGCACCAGTTCCACGGTGCTCCCACCCGCGTGCCGCTGGACGCCACCGCATTCGCCCTGCGCGAACCGCACTCCATGGCCGAGCTGATCGCGTTGTGGGACAACGACAGTCGGCCTGCCGACACGGTCGACACCCCCCACCAACGATGGCTCGAGCACGTGCATGCAGCGCTCGAGCCCTACGCGATGCCGGGCGGATACGTCAATCTCCTCGGACCGGAAAGCCCGGACCAGATCGCGCAGGCGTACGGCGCCAACACCGCACGGCTGCTCGCGATCAAGCGCAGATTCGACCCGCACGGTCTCTTCGACGCCACGCCGCTGCCGCCGGGCTGCCCTGAGTGA
- a CDS encoding DUF308 domain-containing protein, which yields MSNHGPVTTDRWLRSYYLVRGGFSLVWVAAALTIGARWQVAADILLLIYPAWDALANVADARRNGGLRGNRTQAVNAAASSLTTVAVAFALAASLNAVLGVFGIWAVLSGLLQLATAVRRWKSVGAQWLMAISGLQSAAAGALFLQKAGAPQTPGVADIAPYAAFGAFYFVVSGVWLTIALTRRGREVGTPTSPATQPVR from the coding sequence ATGTCGAACCACGGACCCGTCACCACCGACCGCTGGCTGCGCTCCTACTACCTGGTGCGTGGCGGATTCTCACTTGTGTGGGTCGCCGCGGCGCTGACCATCGGCGCACGATGGCAGGTGGCCGCCGACATCCTGCTGCTGATCTATCCCGCATGGGACGCGTTGGCCAATGTGGCAGACGCGCGGCGCAATGGTGGCCTGCGTGGCAACCGGACCCAAGCCGTCAACGCCGCCGCGAGCAGCCTGACCACCGTCGCGGTGGCCTTCGCGCTCGCTGCGAGTCTCAACGCCGTTCTCGGGGTCTTCGGAATCTGGGCGGTGCTGTCGGGGCTACTTCAGCTGGCGACCGCGGTGCGCCGGTGGAAATCCGTTGGCGCGCAGTGGTTGATGGCCATCAGTGGCCTGCAGTCCGCGGCCGCCGGCGCACTGTTCCTGCAGAAGGCCGGAGCCCCGCAGACACCCGGCGTCGCCGACATCGCCCCCTACGCCGCTTTCGGCGCCTTCTACTTCGTGGTGTCCGGTGTCTGGTTGACCATCGCGCTGACGCGCCGCGGACGCGAGGTCGGCACGCCGACCTCGCCGGCGACGCAACCGGTGCGCTGA
- a CDS encoding oxidoreductase, with protein sequence MKTFFITGVSTGLGAAFAAAAVEAGHQVAGTVRRREDAAAFEALEPGRAHARLLDVTDDDAVLRTVADVESTVGPIDVVIANAGYGVEGIFEETALSDFRAQFSTNVFGVAATLQAVLPYMRRRRAGHLMAVTSMGGLMAVPGMAAYCASKFAVEGMLDSLRQEVAAFGIHVTAIEPGSFRTDWAGRSMTRAQRSITDYDALFEPIRAARLAASGNQLGNPEKAAQAVLSILDVEEPPAHLVLGSDALRLVTAARSAVDSDIRRWEDLSRSTDFPEGAQLAAN encoded by the coding sequence ATGAAGACGTTTTTCATCACCGGCGTGAGCACCGGACTCGGCGCCGCGTTCGCCGCAGCAGCCGTCGAGGCCGGCCACCAGGTGGCAGGCACCGTCCGCCGACGTGAGGACGCCGCTGCGTTCGAGGCGCTGGAGCCGGGCCGGGCCCACGCCAGATTGCTCGACGTCACCGACGATGACGCGGTGCTCCGCACCGTGGCCGACGTCGAATCGACGGTGGGACCCATCGACGTCGTCATCGCCAACGCCGGTTACGGCGTCGAGGGCATCTTCGAAGAGACCGCGCTGTCGGATTTCCGAGCACAGTTCTCCACCAACGTTTTCGGCGTGGCGGCCACGCTGCAGGCGGTGCTGCCCTATATGCGACGACGCCGCGCCGGCCACCTCATGGCCGTGACGTCAATGGGTGGACTGATGGCCGTACCCGGGATGGCTGCCTACTGTGCGAGCAAGTTCGCGGTCGAGGGCATGCTGGACAGCCTGCGCCAGGAGGTCGCCGCCTTCGGCATCCACGTCACCGCCATCGAACCCGGCTCCTTCCGCACCGACTGGGCGGGGCGCTCGATGACGCGCGCGCAACGCTCGATCACCGACTACGACGCGCTGTTCGAGCCCATCCGCGCGGCACGCCTCGCGGCCAGCGGAAACCAGTTGGGCAATCCCGAGAAGGCCGCCCAAGCGGTGCTGTCGATCCTCGACGTCGAGGAGCCGCCGGCGCACCTGGTGCTGGGCTCCGACGCCCTGCGGCTCGTCACCGCTGCCCGTAGCGCTGTCGACTCCGACATCCGGCGGTGGGAGGATCTGTCCCGCAGCACCGATTTCCCCGAGGGAGCACAACTTGCCGCGAACTGA